The following proteins are encoded in a genomic region of Sphingopyxis sp. YF1:
- a CDS encoding SDR family NAD(P)-dependent oxidoreductase produces MKLDSTVSAVVTGGASGLGAATARLLASKGVKVAIFDLQEEKGKALAEELGGVFCECNVTDDASVDAAFEKARAAIGQERILVNCAGTGNAIKTASRSKEDGSIKHFPLDAFNWIIQINLVGTFRCIAKSAAGMMTLEPQEDGDRGAIVNTASVAAEDGQIGQAAYSASKGGVVGMTLPIARDLGSEKIRVNTILPGIFDTPLLAGAPQNVRDALGASVLNPKRLGNPAEYANLALCMIENGYFNGEDVRLDGGIRMGPR; encoded by the coding sequence ATGAAACTCGATTCCACCGTATCCGCCGTCGTCACCGGCGGCGCCTCGGGCCTCGGCGCCGCGACCGCGCGCCTGCTCGCCTCGAAGGGCGTCAAGGTCGCGATCTTCGACCTGCAGGAAGAAAAGGGCAAGGCGCTGGCCGAAGAACTCGGCGGCGTCTTCTGCGAATGCAACGTCACCGACGACGCGTCGGTCGATGCCGCCTTCGAAAAGGCGCGCGCCGCGATCGGCCAGGAGCGCATCCTCGTCAACTGCGCGGGCACCGGCAACGCGATCAAGACCGCGAGCCGTTCGAAGGAAGACGGCAGCATCAAGCATTTCCCGCTCGATGCCTTCAACTGGATCATCCAGATCAACCTCGTCGGCACCTTCCGCTGCATCGCCAAGTCGGCGGCGGGCATGATGACGCTCGAACCGCAAGAAGACGGCGACCGCGGCGCGATCGTCAACACCGCGTCGGTCGCGGCCGAGGACGGCCAGATCGGCCAGGCGGCCTATTCGGCGTCGAAGGGCGGCGTCGTCGGCATGACCCTGCCGATCGCGCGCGATCTCGGCAGCGAAAAGATCCGCGTCAACACCATCCTGCCCGGCATCTTCGACACCCCGCTGCTCGCCGGCGCGCCGCAGAATGTCCGCGACGCGCTGGGCGCCTCGGTGCTCAACCCGAAGCGCCTCGGCAACCCCGCCGAATATGCCAATCTTGCGCTGTGCATGATCGAAAACGGCTATTTCAACGGCGAGGACGTGCGCCTCGACGGCGGCATCCGCATGGGTCCGCGCTGA
- a CDS encoding acyl-CoA thioesterase, which yields MPKPESWRLNAASYPVHLDLQTRFQDMDVNGHLNNVAFAALFESGRVLLNRDVRPLGERPANERTMVAAVEINYLAEGHFPDPVQIATGIGRLGTSSWTIVQAMFQNGRAIATCDTVVVCRTDGQAKPLRAETVAELEEKLAKPA from the coding sequence ATGCCGAAACCGGAGAGCTGGCGGCTGAACGCCGCCAGCTACCCCGTCCACCTCGACCTGCAGACGCGGTTCCAGGACATGGACGTCAACGGCCACCTCAACAATGTGGCCTTTGCGGCGCTGTTCGAAAGCGGCCGCGTGCTGCTCAACCGCGATGTGCGCCCGCTCGGCGAGCGCCCCGCGAACGAGCGCACGATGGTCGCCGCGGTCGAGATCAACTATCTCGCCGAGGGCCATTTCCCCGATCCGGTCCAGATCGCGACGGGCATCGGCCGCCTCGGCACCTCGAGCTGGACCATCGTCCAGGCAATGTTCCAGAACGGCCGCGCGATTGCGACCTGCGACACGGTCGTCGTGTGCCGCACCGACGGACAGGCAAAACCGCTGCGCGCGGAAACGGTCGCGGAACTGGAAGAAAAGCTGGCGAAGCCGGCCTGA
- the gmk gene encoding guanylate kinase, with protein sequence MADSVHLNRRGVLFVLSSPSGAGKTTISKKMLAADPDIALSVSATTRPPRPGEVDGKDYHFVDVDSFKAMAAEGEFLEWAHVFGHRYGTPRARVEELLAAGKDVLFDIDWQGAQQLYQEAGPDVVRVFVLPPTMEELERRLRARNTDSDEVIAARMARAANEISHWDGYDYVLINDQVEECYGEVVAILRAERLKRRRQIGLIGFARDLIRSVPDADTKL encoded by the coding sequence ATGGCTGATAGCGTCCACCTCAACCGCCGCGGCGTGTTGTTCGTCCTCTCCTCGCCCTCGGGAGCGGGCAAGACCACCATTTCGAAAAAGATGCTCGCCGCCGATCCCGATATCGCACTGTCGGTGTCCGCGACCACGCGCCCGCCGCGTCCGGGGGAGGTCGACGGCAAGGATTATCATTTCGTCGATGTCGACAGCTTCAAGGCGATGGCGGCCGAGGGCGAATTCCTCGAATGGGCGCATGTCTTCGGCCACCGCTACGGCACGCCGCGCGCGCGCGTCGAGGAACTGCTCGCCGCGGGCAAGGACGTGCTCTTCGACATCGACTGGCAGGGCGCGCAGCAACTCTATCAGGAGGCGGGCCCCGACGTCGTGCGGGTGTTCGTCCTGCCGCCGACGATGGAGGAACTCGAACGCCGGTTGCGCGCGCGCAACACCGACAGCGACGAGGTGATCGCCGCGCGCATGGCGCGTGCCGCGAACGAGATCAGCCACTGGGACGGCTACGACTATGTGCTGATCAACGACCAGGTCGAGGAATGCTATGGCGAGGTCGTCGCTATTCTGCGCGCCGAACGGCTGAAACGCCGCCGCCAGATCGGCCTGATCGGCTTCGCGCGCGACCTGATCCGCTCGGTGCCCGATGCGGATACGAAGCTCTGA
- a CDS encoding DUF2585 domain-containing protein: protein MFLGVSRAGWLVAATLLALFAAILFAMGRPPICPCGTISLWHGTVQSNQNSQQVSDWYSFSHIIHGFIFYGLARWLIPARPLWIALALAIGIEAAWEILENSPVIIDRYREVTMAFGYSGDSILNSVSDALFMIGGFLAASRMRWWVTVAIAIAFELFTLWTIRDNLTLNVLMLVSPVEAVKDWQAGA from the coding sequence ATGTTCCTGGGGGTTTCTCGAGCAGGCTGGCTCGTCGCGGCGACGTTGCTCGCGCTGTTCGCCGCAATCCTCTTCGCGATGGGGCGTCCGCCGATCTGCCCGTGCGGCACGATCAGCCTGTGGCACGGCACGGTCCAGTCGAACCAGAACAGCCAGCAGGTTTCGGACTGGTACAGCTTCAGCCACATCATCCACGGCTTCATATTCTACGGCCTCGCGCGCTGGCTGATCCCGGCACGGCCGCTCTGGATCGCGCTGGCGCTGGCGATCGGGATCGAAGCGGCGTGGGAAATCCTCGAAAACTCACCCGTCATCATCGACCGCTACCGCGAAGTGACGATGGCCTTCGGCTATTCGGGCGATTCGATCCTCAATTCGGTGAGCGATGCGCTCTTCATGATCGGAGGCTTCCTCGCCGCGAGCCGGATGCGCTGGTGGGTGACGGTCGCCATCGCGATCGCCTTCGAACTGTTCACCCTGTGGACGATCCGCGACAATCTGACGCTCAACGTGCTGATGCTGGTCTCGCCGGTCGAGGCGGTGAAGGACTGGCAGGCGGGCGCCTGA
- a CDS encoding TonB-dependent receptor, with the protein MTLRKALATGAMAAFGIGAAMPAAALAQETDQAENAANGWDGDIIVQARKREERLQDVPLAITALSGEALSNQSMQSFRDLQEQTPSLSINPVSADRNSTAISLRGQTQTDALLTTDPAVGIYLDGVNIAKTISTEMSNLIDVDRVEILKGPQGTLFGRNTTGGAINIFYKQPADDFEGKVVLRTDEYRRRGGAAVVNLPIASTLALRVVGQYDKRDGYGRNRFDGRYIGGDMDGGNLRAALRWDASDDIELTVRGDYNKASTSTLPWHYAGVRSPSALLTTVASQGGTLADILAQSADYRDVNHNFGSLSRIEAWGTSATLNIRLNDSVDFKSISAYRELDRLTQHDLDATRFNLIHVRQPTRQKIFTQEAQFSGLSFDDRLNWIFGVFYSRETGNDGTRTVNFNTTTNVDGLTTNVTDGSVKNSSIAGFAQATFALTEQLSLTGGLRYTKDTKALVTRNRVDRPLGTFLRCSLPTAFVGTNVTSEAGCIANLKDSYSDWSYMATLDYKPRDGLLFYARTARGYKAGGFNLRGGADPLTFQPFEPETVTDYEIGLKSDWFDRRLRLNLAGYISKYDGIQRTVIVGSSLPPPNPPTLTVVRNAAKGTIKGFEAEATAVPLDGFTLRGALGYVHARYDDYVSNGQDRSFERFPYLPTWNWSLSAAYEHEMPGGPLRAQVDYVYKGTHDGAPSSLTDAVTKSWTVIPGYGLLNARISKTFEKPSMNVALFVKNLTDKRFATTILDFSGSLGYVLYAPGDPRVIGAEVSFDF; encoded by the coding sequence ATGACACTGCGCAAGGCACTCGCAACCGGCGCGATGGCGGCCTTTGGGATCGGGGCGGCCATGCCGGCTGCCGCGCTCGCCCAGGAAACCGACCAAGCGGAAAATGCCGCGAACGGATGGGACGGCGACATCATCGTCCAGGCCCGCAAGCGCGAGGAGCGGTTGCAGGACGTGCCGCTCGCCATCACCGCGCTGTCGGGCGAAGCGCTTTCCAATCAGTCGATGCAGAGCTTTCGCGATCTGCAGGAGCAGACGCCGTCGCTGTCGATCAATCCGGTGTCGGCCGACCGCAACTCCACGGCGATCTCGTTGCGCGGCCAGACCCAGACCGACGCATTGCTCACCACCGATCCCGCGGTCGGCATCTATCTCGACGGGGTCAATATCGCCAAGACGATCTCGACCGAGATGTCGAACCTGATCGATGTCGACCGCGTCGAGATCCTGAAGGGGCCGCAGGGCACGCTGTTCGGCCGCAACACCACGGGCGGTGCGATCAACATCTTCTACAAGCAGCCGGCCGACGATTTCGAAGGCAAGGTTGTTCTGCGCACCGACGAATATCGCCGGCGCGGCGGCGCGGCGGTCGTCAACCTGCCGATCGCGAGCACGCTCGCGCTGCGCGTCGTCGGACAATATGACAAGCGCGACGGCTATGGCCGCAACCGCTTCGACGGCCGCTATATCGGCGGCGACATGGACGGCGGCAATCTGCGCGCGGCGCTGCGCTGGGATGCCAGCGACGATATCGAACTGACCGTGCGCGGCGATTACAACAAGGCGAGCACGTCGACCCTTCCCTGGCATTATGCCGGAGTACGCAGCCCGTCGGCGCTGCTGACCACCGTCGCGTCGCAAGGTGGCACGCTCGCCGACATCCTCGCGCAGAGCGCCGACTATCGCGATGTGAACCACAATTTTGGCAGCCTCAGCCGCATCGAGGCCTGGGGCACGTCGGCGACGCTCAACATCCGCCTGAACGACAGCGTCGATTTCAAATCGATCAGCGCGTACCGCGAACTCGACCGGCTGACCCAGCATGATCTCGACGCAACGCGCTTCAACCTCATTCATGTCCGCCAGCCCACCCGGCAGAAAATCTTCACCCAGGAAGCCCAGTTTTCCGGCCTGTCGTTCGACGACCGGCTGAACTGGATTTTCGGCGTCTTCTATTCGCGCGAAACCGGAAACGACGGCACGCGGACGGTCAACTTCAACACGACCACCAACGTCGACGGCCTGACGACGAACGTCACCGACGGATCGGTGAAGAATTCGAGCATCGCCGGCTTCGCGCAGGCAACCTTCGCGCTGACCGAACAGCTCAGCCTGACCGGCGGCCTGCGCTATACCAAAGACACAAAGGCGCTCGTCACGCGCAACCGCGTCGACCGCCCGCTCGGAACCTTTCTGCGGTGCAGCCTGCCCACCGCCTTCGTCGGCACCAATGTGACAAGCGAGGCCGGCTGCATCGCCAATCTGAAGGACAGCTATTCGGACTGGTCGTATATGGCGACGCTCGACTACAAGCCGCGCGACGGCCTGCTTTTCTATGCCCGCACCGCGCGCGGCTACAAGGCGGGCGGGTTCAACCTGCGCGGCGGGGCCGATCCGCTGACCTTCCAGCCGTTCGAACCCGAAACGGTCACCGATTATGAAATCGGTCTCAAATCCGACTGGTTCGACCGCCGGCTGCGCCTCAACCTCGCGGGCTATATCTCCAAATATGACGGCATCCAGCGCACGGTGATTGTCGGCAGTTCGCTGCCGCCACCGAACCCGCCGACGCTGACCGTGGTGCGCAACGCCGCCAAGGGCACGATCAAGGGTTTCGAGGCCGAAGCGACCGCGGTGCCACTCGACGGCTTCACGCTGCGCGGCGCGCTCGGCTATGTCCACGCCCGCTACGACGATTATGTCAGCAACGGTCAGGACCGCTCGTTCGAGCGCTTCCCCTATCTGCCCACGTGGAACTGGTCGCTCTCGGCCGCCTATGAACATGAAATGCCGGGCGGACCGCTGCGCGCGCAGGTCGACTATGTTTACAAGGGCACGCACGACGGCGCGCCGAGCAGCCTGACCGATGCCGTCACCAAGAGCTGGACGGTGATCCCGGGCTATGGCCTGCTCAACGCCCGCATTTCCAAAACCTTCGAAAAGCCGTCGATGAATGTCGCGCTGTTCGTCAAGAACCTGACCGACAAGCGCTTCGCCACCACGATTCTCGATTTTTCGGGCAGTCTGGGCTACGTCCTCTACGCGCCGGGCGACCCGCGCGTGATCGGCGCCGAGGTGAGCTTCGACTTCTGA
- a CDS encoding TonB-dependent receptor: protein MKSFVRAPLVAATILASGVALPAFAQDAPAADEAAESSGGGIQEIVVVARKTEESLQTVPVAVSAYTGDTLDKQSVVNISQLQTTTPNLNFSSAVAQPGSATVFIRGQGSSDGLIAIDQAVGVYLNGVYSARSTGGAFDMVDVQRVEVLRGPQGTLFGRNTTGGAVNIIANEPSTRGFDAMARIDYGNYDTLLVRGMVNVPLGDALAARVAYQHRQHDGYGRNVALDRELGDANSDYFRVSFKLEPPGSRFKALLSADFTDFRNQGELVGLKSVTLGNATSPQQLLVGLCNGTAPVPALNALQPFCPAVARGPLQDYVYGQNGNDNIYAVYQNTPGYGKSRTHGASGILEYEFSDAAVLKSTTAWRGVTLDALSDNDGTPYLFTGGLAPFFGNRIKQDQFSQELQLSGAVDRFQYILGGFYFVENGTDRSRSGSLFPLSASIGIADGTVRNQSLAGFGQIIVEVVDGVRLTGGLRYTEDKRRLVSRNRDLNFFTNAVTSSIPDFLDGDTSDPFRATFNRTYNYWSYLVSADWQASNNLFFYAKTSRSQRSGGFNTRAVAGGNPPVSFAPEEVTDYEIGAKVDLLDRRMRLNLAAFNSDVDNVQRNLIGVAGTRLISGVANAAKARIRGLEAELTVIPVDGLTLGANFGLTDASYRRFINILDNTDWRDAEFPYSPKYSYGVTADYEHEFAGAGTLRLRADYGWRSEQYAAPMQLAAAARTGLTPEQVAAGNRALQDTSRIPSYGIFNARIAFELDNPSLEFALYARNITKEKYFTRLLSLENTPFGLTSYTPGDPRTYGASVTWRY, encoded by the coding sequence ATGAAAAGCTTCGTGCGTGCCCCGCTGGTCGCGGCAACGATATTGGCGAGCGGCGTGGCGCTCCCGGCCTTTGCACAGGACGCGCCGGCGGCGGACGAGGCAGCCGAAAGCAGCGGCGGCGGCATCCAGGAAATCGTCGTCGTCGCGCGCAAGACCGAGGAAAGCCTCCAGACGGTTCCCGTCGCGGTCAGCGCCTACACCGGAGACACGCTCGACAAGCAGTCGGTGGTCAATATCTCGCAGTTGCAGACGACGACGCCGAACCTCAATTTTTCGAGCGCGGTGGCACAGCCCGGATCGGCGACGGTGTTCATCCGCGGACAAGGTTCGTCCGACGGCCTGATCGCGATCGACCAGGCGGTCGGCGTCTATCTCAACGGCGTCTATTCGGCGCGCTCGACGGGCGGCGCCTTCGACATGGTCGACGTCCAGCGCGTCGAGGTACTGCGCGGCCCGCAGGGGACGCTGTTCGGGCGCAACACGACCGGCGGCGCCGTCAACATCATCGCCAACGAGCCCTCGACGCGCGGCTTCGACGCGATGGCCCGCATCGATTACGGCAATTACGACACGCTGCTGGTGCGCGGCATGGTCAACGTCCCGCTCGGCGATGCGCTGGCGGCGCGCGTCGCCTATCAGCATCGCCAGCACGACGGCTACGGCCGCAATGTCGCGCTCGACCGCGAACTGGGCGACGCCAATTCGGATTATTTCCGCGTGAGCTTCAAGCTCGAGCCGCCGGGTTCGCGCTTCAAGGCGCTGCTGTCGGCCGATTTCACCGATTTTCGCAACCAGGGCGAACTCGTCGGCCTGAAATCGGTCACGCTCGGCAACGCGACGTCGCCGCAGCAACTGCTCGTCGGCCTGTGCAACGGCACGGCGCCGGTCCCCGCGCTCAATGCGCTGCAACCCTTCTGTCCCGCCGTCGCGCGCGGGCCGCTTCAGGACTATGTCTACGGCCAGAACGGCAACGACAATATCTATGCAGTGTATCAGAACACCCCCGGATACGGAAAATCGCGCACCCATGGCGCATCGGGCATTCTGGAATATGAATTCTCCGACGCCGCGGTGCTCAAGAGCACGACCGCGTGGCGCGGCGTCACGCTCGACGCGCTGAGCGACAATGACGGCACGCCCTATCTGTTCACCGGCGGCCTCGCGCCCTTCTTCGGCAACCGCATCAAACAGGATCAGTTCAGCCAGGAACTCCAGCTCTCGGGCGCGGTCGATCGGTTCCAGTATATTCTCGGCGGCTTCTATTTCGTCGAGAACGGCACCGACCGCTCGCGGTCGGGCAGCCTGTTCCCGCTGAGCGCGAGCATCGGCATCGCCGACGGCACGGTGCGCAACCAGAGCCTTGCCGGTTTCGGCCAGATCATCGTCGAGGTGGTCGATGGCGTTCGCCTGACCGGCGGCCTGCGCTACACCGAGGACAAGCGCCGGCTGGTGTCGCGCAACCGCGATCTCAACTTCTTCACCAACGCCGTCACCTCGTCGATCCCCGACTTCCTCGATGGCGACACGAGCGACCCGTTCCGCGCGACCTTCAACCGGACCTACAACTACTGGTCCTATCTGGTCAGCGCCGACTGGCAGGCGTCGAACAACCTCTTCTTCTATGCGAAGACGAGCCGGTCGCAGCGCTCGGGCGGCTTCAACACCCGCGCGGTCGCCGGCGGCAATCCGCCGGTCAGCTTCGCCCCCGAAGAGGTAACCGACTATGAGATCGGTGCGAAAGTCGACCTGCTCGACCGCCGCATGCGCCTCAATCTGGCCGCGTTCAATTCGGACGTCGACAATGTGCAGCGCAACCTGATCGGCGTCGCCGGCACGCGCCTGATTTCGGGCGTCGCCAACGCCGCCAAGGCGCGCATCCGCGGGCTCGAGGCCGAACTGACCGTGATCCCGGTCGACGGGCTCACGCTCGGCGCCAATTTCGGCCTGACCGACGCGAGCTACCGGCGCTTCATCAACATCCTCGACAACACCGACTGGCGCGATGCCGAATTCCCCTATTCGCCCAAATATTCGTACGGCGTCACGGCGGATTACGAGCATGAATTCGCCGGTGCGGGCACGCTGCGCCTGCGCGCCGATTACGGGTGGCGATCGGAACAATATGCGGCGCCGATGCAACTCGCCGCCGCGGCGCGCACCGGGCTGACGCCCGAACAGGTCGCCGCCGGCAACCGCGCGCTGCAGGATACGTCGCGGATTCCGAGCTATGGCATCTTCAACGCGCGCATCGCCTTCGAACTCGACAACCCCAGCCTCGAGTTCGCACTCTATGCGCGCAACATCACCAAGGAAAAATATTTCACGCGGCTGCTGTCGCTGGAGAACACGCCGTTCGGGCTGACCTCCTATACCCCGGGTGACCCGCGCACCTATGGCGCGTCGGTGACCTGGCGCTATTGA
- the fumC gene encoding class II fumarate hydratase, with protein MSGTRIESDSIGEIAVPAEAYWGAQTERSRQYFAFPPHERMPLPIVHALARVKGAAARVNRSHGLDAGLADAIVAAADAVVAGGYDDQFPLAIWQTGSGTQSNMNANEVIAGIANEALTGRRGGKAPVHPNDHVNMGQSSNDSFPTAIHVAIAVEATVRLLPALAGLTDALAAKAEAWDDIVKIGRTHLQDATPLTLGQEFSAYVAQLVACRARIEGALAHNIAKLAQGGTAVGTGLNAPAGFDRAMADELSRSTGIAFEPARNKFEALASNDGLVFFSGALGTLAVALTKIANDIRLLGSGPRAGLGELDLPANEPGSSIMPGKVNPTQCEMLTMVAGQVIGNHQAVIVGGMQGHLELNVFKPLIGSNVLRSIELLAIGMTGFTEHCVRGLEPNRGRIDELMQRSLMLVTALAPVIGYDKAAKIAKHAHETGSTLRAAALDLGYVDAATFDRVVDPRTMLGPEPNRSIAD; from the coding sequence ATGAGCGGCACGCGGATCGAAAGCGACAGCATCGGCGAGATCGCGGTCCCCGCCGAGGCCTATTGGGGCGCACAGACCGAGCGCAGCCGGCAATATTTCGCTTTCCCGCCGCACGAGCGGATGCCGCTGCCGATCGTTCACGCACTCGCACGCGTCAAGGGCGCCGCGGCGCGGGTGAACCGGAGCCACGGCCTCGACGCGGGCCTTGCCGATGCGATCGTCGCCGCGGCAGATGCCGTCGTCGCGGGCGGCTATGACGATCAGTTTCCGCTCGCCATCTGGCAGACGGGGAGCGGCACCCAGTCGAACATGAACGCCAACGAGGTGATCGCCGGGATCGCGAACGAGGCGCTGACCGGCAGGCGCGGCGGCAAGGCGCCGGTTCATCCCAACGACCATGTGAACATGGGGCAGTCGTCGAACGACAGTTTCCCGACCGCGATCCATGTCGCGATCGCGGTGGAGGCGACCGTCCGCCTGCTCCCCGCGCTCGCCGGACTGACCGACGCGCTCGCCGCCAAGGCCGAGGCGTGGGACGACATCGTCAAGATCGGCCGGACCCATTTGCAGGATGCGACGCCGCTGACGCTCGGGCAGGAGTTTTCGGCCTATGTCGCGCAGCTGGTTGCGTGCCGTGCGCGGATCGAAGGCGCGCTGGCGCACAATATCGCCAAGCTCGCGCAAGGCGGCACCGCGGTCGGTACCGGGCTCAACGCGCCCGCCGGCTTCGACCGCGCGATGGCCGACGAGCTATCGCGCAGCACCGGCATCGCGTTCGAGCCCGCGCGCAACAAGTTCGAGGCGCTGGCGTCGAACGACGGACTCGTCTTCTTCTCGGGGGCGCTGGGCACGCTCGCGGTCGCTTTGACCAAGATCGCCAACGACATCCGCCTGCTCGGTTCGGGGCCGCGCGCGGGGCTGGGCGAGCTCGACCTGCCGGCCAACGAGCCGGGCAGCTCGATCATGCCGGGCAAGGTCAACCCGACGCAGTGCGAGATGCTGACGATGGTCGCCGGTCAGGTGATCGGCAACCATCAGGCGGTGATCGTCGGGGGGATGCAGGGACATCTCGAACTCAACGTCTTCAAGCCGCTGATCGGATCGAACGTGCTGCGCTCGATCGAATTGCTGGCGATCGGCATGACGGGGTTCACCGAACATTGCGTGCGCGGGCTCGAGCCCAACCGCGGCCGCATCGACGAGCTGATGCAGCGCTCGCTGATGCTCGTCACCGCGCTCGCGCCGGTGATCGGCTATGACAAGGCCGCGAAGATCGCCAAGCATGCGCACGAGACCGGTTCGACACTGCGCGCGGCCGCGCTCGACCTCGGCTATGTCGATGCCGCGACCTTCGACCGCGTCGTCGATCCGCGTACGATGCTGGGACCGGAACCGAACCGCTCCATCGCGGATTGA
- a CDS encoding ClpXP protease specificity-enhancing factor SspB: MSDDVRDSLIPYDEIVQDALRAVVGRVLSQIEGYDSLPGEHHFYITFKTQAPGVSIPAHLVAKFPDEMTIVLQNRFWDLSVADDHFSVGLSFNQTPSMLTIPYAAITAFVDPSVDFGLQFQVSDDGSAPEPHDEADNDRPDVASDDGSNVVTVDFGKKR; encoded by the coding sequence ATGAGTGACGATGTCCGCGACAGCCTGATTCCCTATGACGAGATCGTGCAGGACGCCCTGCGCGCCGTGGTCGGCCGTGTGCTGAGCCAGATCGAGGGCTATGACAGCCTGCCGGGCGAGCATCATTTCTACATCACCTTCAAGACGCAGGCGCCGGGGGTTTCGATCCCGGCGCATCTGGTCGCCAAATTCCCCGACGAAATGACGATCGTGCTGCAGAACCGCTTCTGGGACCTCAGCGTCGCCGACGATCATTTCAGCGTCGGCCTGTCGTTCAACCAGACGCCCTCGATGCTGACGATCCCCTATGCGGCGATCACCGCCTTCGTCGATCCTTCGGTCGATTTCGGGCTCCAGTTCCAGGTCAGCGACGACGGCAGCGCTCCCGAACCGCATGACGAAGCCGACAACGACCGACCCGACGTGGCGAGCGACGACGGGTCGAACGTCGTCACCGTGGATTTCGGCAAGAAGCGATAG
- the hisB gene encoding imidazoleglycerol-phosphate dehydratase HisB, with amino-acid sequence MRTATVQRTTKETDIAITVNLDGSGDYSVSTGIGFLDHMVEQLSRHSLIDISMTVKGDLHIDQHHTVEDSALALGEAVAKALGDKRGIARYGEAHAPMDETLTRCILDISGRPHCVWKSGFSQPRLGEMDTELFSHWFQSFSQTAGITLHLETLYGENNHHIAESSYKALARALRQAVDIDPRKGDTIPSTKGVL; translated from the coding sequence ATGCGAACCGCCACCGTCCAGCGCACGACCAAGGAAACGGATATCGCGATCACCGTCAATCTCGACGGCAGCGGCGATTATTCGGTATCGACCGGCATCGGCTTTCTCGATCATATGGTCGAGCAACTGTCACGCCATTCGTTGATCGACATTTCGATGACCGTGAAGGGCGACCTTCACATCGACCAGCACCACACCGTCGAGGATTCGGCGCTGGCGCTGGGCGAGGCGGTGGCGAAAGCGCTCGGCGACAAGCGCGGCATCGCGCGCTACGGCGAGGCGCACGCGCCGATGGACGAAACGCTGACGCGCTGCATCCTCGACATTTCGGGGCGTCCGCACTGCGTGTGGAAATCGGGCTTTTCGCAGCCGCGGCTCGGCGAAATGGACACCGAGCTCTTTTCGCACTGGTTCCAGAGCTTTTCGCAGACCGCGGGGATCACGCTGCACCTCGAGACGCTTTACGGCGAGAACAACCACCATATCGCCGAATCGAGCTACAAGGCGCTCGCGCGCGCGCTGCGCCAGGCGGTCGATATCGACCCGCGCAAGGGCGATACCATCCCCTCGACCAAGGGTGTCCTCTAG
- the hisH gene encoding imidazole glycerol phosphate synthase subunit HisH: MSVIALIDYGAGNLRSVHNALVAAGADNVVVTADPDAVARADRIVLPGVGAFAACMNGLSAIDGLVEAMEQRVRGEGAPFLGICVGMQLLADAGEEHGTHRGLGWIGGTVRAFAPRPGLRVPHMGWNDVVPCFAHPVIAAGEAYYLHSYHFADATDVAATSEHGGPFNAAVAKDNIVGVQYHPEKSQAYGLATLERFLAWRP; the protein is encoded by the coding sequence ATGAGCGTCATCGCCCTGATCGACTATGGCGCGGGCAATCTTCGCTCGGTGCACAACGCGCTCGTCGCGGCGGGCGCGGACAATGTCGTCGTCACCGCCGACCCCGACGCCGTCGCAAGGGCCGACCGGATCGTGCTTCCCGGAGTCGGGGCTTTTGCCGCATGCATGAACGGACTTTCCGCGATCGACGGGCTGGTCGAGGCGATGGAACAGCGCGTGCGAGGCGAAGGCGCGCCCTTCCTCGGCATCTGCGTCGGCATGCAATTGCTCGCCGATGCGGGCGAGGAACATGGCACGCATAGGGGGCTCGGCTGGATCGGCGGAACCGTGCGGGCGTTCGCGCCGCGACCCGGGCTGCGCGTTCCGCACATGGGCTGGAACGATGTCGTGCCATGCTTTGCGCATCCGGTGATCGCCGCGGGCGAAGCCTATTATCTCCATAGCTATCATTTCGCCGATGCGACCGACGTCGCCGCGACGAGCGAGCATGGCGGGCCCTTCAACGCCGCGGTCGCGAAGGACAATATCGTCGGCGTCCAATATCACCCCGAAAAGAGCCAGGCCTATGGCCTCGCCACACTCGAAAGATTCCTTGCATGGCGCCCGTAG